The genomic DNA CATCTGCGCCCGGCTCTCGATCTGGAAGACGCCGATCGTATCGGCGCGACAGATCATGTCGTAGACGTCTTTCTGGTCATCCTTGAAGAGCTGATGCAGCGTTTTCTGCTCGTTGTAATGCCGGTCGAGAAGCTTGAAGGCACGGGCGATGCAGGTCAGCATGCCGAGCGCCAGTACATCGATCTTCAGGATCTTCAGCGTGTCGAGGTCGTCCTTGTCCCACTCGATCATGTAGCGGTCGGGCATCGCCGTATTCATGATCGGCACCACCTCGTCGAGCCGGTCGCGGGTCATCACGAAGCCGCCGACATGCTGGGAAAGATGGCGCGGGAAACTCATCAGCTCGGTGGCGTAATCGAGCACCTTCACCGTCGTCGGATCCTTCGTATCGAGCCCGGCCGCCTGCGCCTCGCGCTCCGAGAGATCGGCGACCGACCAGCCCCAGACGGAACCGGCAAGCGCCGATTGCACGTCTTCTGAGAACCCGAAGGCCTTGGCGGTCTCTCGGCCGGCCGAGCGCGCCCGGTAGCTGATGACAGCCGCCGTCAGTCCCGCATGCTCCTTGCCGTAGGTGCGGTAGATATGCTGGATCACCTCTTCCCGCTTCTCATGCTCGAAATCGACGTCGATATCCGGCGGCTCGTCCCGTTCGGTCGAAAGGAAGCGATCGAAGAGCAGGGTGGTCTTAAGTGGATTTACCTCGGTGATGCCAAGGCAATAGCAGACGGTGGAATTCGCCGCCGACCCGCGGCCCTGGCACAGGATGTCGGCGCCGCGCGCGAACTGCATGATGTTGCGCACTGTCAGGAAGTAGGGCTCGTAGCGTTTCTCTGCGATCAGGCCGAGTTCGTATTCGATCTGCCTGGAAACCTGTTCGGAAATTCCTTCGGGATAACGCTCGCGCGCGCCCTCCATCGTCAGCCGCCGCAGCGTCTGCGTCGGCGTCTCGCCCGGAATGCTCTCATCCGGATATTGATATTCGAGATCCGACAGCGAGAACTTCAGCCTCTCGAAGAAATGCCCGGTATTGGCGATCGCTTCCGGATAGTCGCGGAAGATGCGGATCATTTCGGCGGGCGTCTTCAGATGCCGCTCGGCATTGGCATGCAGCCGATAGCCTGCGGTCGCGATCGTCACATGCTCGCGGATGGCTGTAACGACATCGGCAAGCGGCCGGCGGCCGGCGGCATGAAACAGCGGACTGTTGGTGGCGACGAGCCTGACCGACGCATGGCGGGCAATGGTTGCAAGCCCGGCAAAGGCGAACTGATCGAAGCCATCGTAACGCGGCACCAGCGCCAGATAGAGCCGATCGGCGAAATGCGGTTTCAGTCGCTTGAGAAAATCGGCAAGCAGGGTTGCCTCCGGCGCGCCGATGACAGGACCCGGCAGCACCGCGAGAAGCAAATCCTCGCCCCATTCGATGAGATCGGTCTCGTAGAGCGTGCAGGTGCCCTTCTTGGCCCGCAGGTTTCCGGCGCTCAGCATTCGGCAGAGATTGCCCCAGCCGCGGCGGTTTAAGGGATAGGCGAGCACGTCGGGCAGGTCTTCGGCAAAGGTGAGCCGCGCACCGGGCTGGAAAGCCGACTTCTCCACCTTGGCCTGCGCATGGGCGCGCACCACGCCGGCGACCGTGTTGCGATCGGCAATGCCGAGGCCGCCAATACCGAGGCGGCTCGCCGCAACGACCATCTCACCCGGATGGGAAGCGCCTTCGAGGAAGGAGAAATTCGACCAGGCACCGATCTCGAAATAGGGGGTAGCGTCGCTCAT from Ensifer adhaerens includes the following:
- a CDS encoding error-prone DNA polymerase, which gives rise to MSDATPYFEIGAWSNFSFLEGASHPGEMVVAASRLGIGGLGIADRNTVAGVVRAHAQAKVEKSAFQPGARLTFAEDLPDVLAYPLNRRGWGNLCRMLSAGNLRAKKGTCTLYETDLIEWGEDLLLAVLPGPVIGAPEATLLADFLKRLKPHFADRLYLALVPRYDGFDQFAFAGLATIARHASVRLVATNSPLFHAAGRRPLADVVTAIREHVTIATAGYRLHANAERHLKTPAEMIRIFRDYPEAIANTGHFFERLKFSLSDLEYQYPDESIPGETPTQTLRRLTMEGARERYPEGISEQVSRQIEYELGLIAEKRYEPYFLTVRNIMQFARGADILCQGRGSAANSTVCYCLGITEVNPLKTTLLFDRFLSTERDEPPDIDVDFEHEKREEVIQHIYRTYGKEHAGLTAAVISYRARSAGRETAKAFGFSEDVQSALAGSVWGWSVADLSEREAQAAGLDTKDPTTVKVLDYATELMSFPRHLSQHVGGFVMTRDRLDEVVPIMNTAMPDRYMIEWDKDDLDTLKILKIDVLALGMLTCIARAFKLLDRHYNEQKTLHQLFKDDQKDVYDMICRADTIGVFQIESRAQMSMLPRLKPRIFYDLVIEVAIVRPGPIQGNMVHPYLKRREQRDKKIPIEYPSPELEAVLKRTLGVPLFQEQAMQIAITAAGFSPGEADQLRRAMATFKRTGTIHTFHEKMIEGMVRNDYPRDFAERCFKQIEGFGEYGFPESHAASFALLVYVSSWLKTYYPDVFCAALLNSQPMGFYAPGQLVRDAREHGVRVLPVDINHSVWDADLEEGGLDKRAIEPRHREMETVIRTTKAMRLGFNSIKGLNQRELEDKLVANRGAGYGSVRDLWLRSGLSRSALERLADADAFRSIGLDRRKALWAVKALDEKSAAERLPLFEGAAREELRPEPAMILPEMLAGEQVINDYRYLSFSLKAHPVSFLRDTLAAQGIVQSRMLATAPVGRRVTVAGLVLVRQRPGSAKGVIFMTIEDETGVANAIVWPKVFPTYRPVVMGARLVKIRGRLQRESSVIHVVAEHIEDITPMLGLLRKEARRFGASERADEALRPTGDARMKRAQGDQRLPIPRHSGSSSSNPDRATAEVADVMPKGRNFH